The Synergistaceae bacterium genome includes the window CATAATGCTATATTCGCCGCCACGCAAATAATTATCATGAATAAACCCGCGCAAAATCTTAGAATAATTCTCGCTTTATAATAAGTGTAATAATTCGTCCTGTATAAATCTTGAATAGTTTTCGAGTCGTGTTCAATATTTGCACGGTAAAAGCAGCTTGACATTTTTATTTGCTCATCAAGTTATTTAGTGCCTTGATTAACGGCTGGATTCTCTTGTCGGTTGCTGGTTTAGTTATTGCGTCTGACGCTGTGATTCTGCTGCCCCAGTATTGAGAGTTGTGTTTAACGCTGATCCCTATTACTGAGCCTTCAAGAGATAAGCCCGCAAAAAGTCCCTTGCTGATTGAATAACTGTAAATTGATGCCTTTGCCTGCGCGTCAGTTGCTGCCTCTGCTCGTCTTCCTACAGGACCAGCTGCTATGGCAATATCTCCGCCCAGTTTTGTTTTACTGTTAAGGAATGCACGGACTCCGCGTTCATTTATTACTGAGAGTAAAAGAGAAACACTCTCAACTCCGATCTGAAAGCCTACAGAAGGCCCGCCGATATTGTAGAAACTCGGTCCGTACCATTTGCCGTCTTTCTTTACGAGAATTAAGCCCTCACCGTATGAGCCCCCGAATCCAAAGCCCGCTTTGAACATTGAGGGAACTATTGCGACCGCGTATGAACTTCTTAGTGATGCAGCCATATCTGACGCGTCAGAATGTGAAGCTATCTCGTTTATCATTGCCGTAGAAGACGATATTAAACTCTCTGCGTCTCCAAATGCCGCACTCGCCGTGAATGCAGTGATTATTAATACAAGTAAAGCTAATTTTTTCATGCTAAAATTTACCTCCGAAAAAAATATTGTTTATATTATAGCCCAGTTAATTATATTTCAAGATTGATAATTAGCGAGTAAAATATTTATATACTTACTGTGTATAATGTGATTAACGAGAAAGAAACGCGCGGATTTTGCCAAATGTAAGACTCATATATTGATTTGTCGGCTTGCTGTGAAAATTTATATTATTTGCAGGGTGTAATTTGCAGTAAAGTATTTCTCATAATTGCGGCTTGCTATGTTGTTATTATATTTTATAGCAAAATTTTTCAGGCTTATATACAAGAAATAAAATAATTCTCTTGCTTAATTCATGACCGGCGATTAATATATTTTATAGTTTACAGAAAGGAAGATTTTGACATGATTCAAGAAATAAAATCAGCTCCTAGCATTAAAGAACTCGCCGCAATCGTTGATAATTTAGGCGATAATGTTGATAATGAGACTTTACGCGCTGTTCAGGACACATTGAATAACTTGACCGAGCGGGCATTATATAATCTCAAGAATGACTCCGATAAATTAATTTGCGATAAAAATTTGTCTGAAGTCGAGAATTTTGTCAAGTCCGAATCCGCCAAACTTCAGGACGAAATAAAATCAGTAATCACTGACGACTATGCATTATTGAATCGGGTTAATTCACGAGCTGACGAGATTATTAATGCCGTATCAGAGAATTTAAAGCGAATGACTCAGCAAATTATCTCGGCTCAAAGTACAGCAGATTTAAAGCAGTTCGCCGCCGCAAAAAATCCCGTTATAGCTAAAAATGTCGGTGAAGTTCTCACAAAATTTGTCAGTGCCAGACTCGAAAAATTAAAGAGTGATATTAACTCGCTTATCATGAGCAAGAAATTTAACGAGGCCGAGTCGCTGATTAATTCAGAAGGCGCGCAATTAAAGCAGGATATTGTAAACGGGGACTCAAATTTAATTAATCAGGTCAATAATTTAACGCAGGAACTCAAGAAAAAAGTATCTGACGCAAAACCGGGCTTTATGCGGGCACTATTCACGTTTATATTTGTAGCTGCGATTATAGCCGGAGGGGTGTATTTATTCGATAATTATTATAATGACGGACAAATCACTCAAACTGTTAAAGATTTATTCATTGAGTTATCAAGCAAGTTAAACGCGAAATAAATTCACTCAAAAATGGGACTTGGCCGCAAATGACTGAGTCCCGACCCGCTCACCCGCCGCAAAATTTGCCTTACAAGTTATAATTATTGACTATATAAATATTAAAGGAGTTAATAAATATAATATGCAGCATTTTGATACACTCATAATCGGAGGAGGCCCCGCGGGGTTAATGGCTGCTGTTCGTGCGTCATCGATCGGGCAAAAAGTTATAATCGTTGAGAAAAATGAGAAACTCGGCGAGAAATTATTACTTGCTGGGCGGGGACGGTGTAATTTTACTAATGCGGAACCTGACATAAATAATTTTATTGCTAAATACGGCGACAAGGGCAAATTTTTATATTCAGCTTTTAGCAAGTTCGGACCTCATGAGACAATGTCATTTTTTGCGAGTCACGGAGTCGACATCATAGAAGAACGAGGCAAAAGAGTCTTCCCGGCATCCGGAGGCGGTCAAAGGATTCTAGACACTCTTATAATGCAGTGCAGAAAATATAACGTGAAAATTTTTCGCTCAAATCCCGTCAAAGCTCTCAAGATAAAAGATTCACGCGTAAATTACATAATCACAGAGAATGAAGAAATCAGCGCTGATAAATATATTATTGCAACAGGCGGCAAATCTTATCCCAAAACAGGCTCAACAGGGGACGGATATAGACTCGCTCAGCAAGCCGGACACACTATAACAAAATTATTTCCTGCACTTGTACCAGTTAAGACTCAAGAAATTTGGCCGAGACTCGCAAGCGGGTGCGATCTGAAAAATGTAAGATTGACGGTAATACGCGACGGCAAAGAAATTGATAATCGATTCGGACAAATGGAATTTACTAATTTCGGAGTGAGCGGGCCTATTGTAATGGATTTAAGCTCATTTATTCCCGAATGGCAGGAAGGAGCGCAAAGTTTAGAGTTTTCGCTTGATTTAAAGCCTAGTCTTACTCACGGGATATTAATAGAACGAGTCAATCGCGAAATCAAAAAATTTTCAGGCCGCAAAAGATTCGCAGGTCTAGCGCGTTCACTCGTTCCCGCAAAATTAACGCCTTTGATTCTGGAACTCTCAGACATTCCGCATGATAAGCCTATTGAATATATCTCAAGTGAAGAAATTTTTGAGTTCGTGAAGCTGCTTAAAGATATTAGAATGCACATTAACGGGCTATGGAGCTTTAATAATGCAGTAGTTACTAACGGCGGAGTCTCTCTCAAAGAAATAGAGCCGTCAACTATGAAGTCAAAACTATGCGATAATTTATACTTTGCCGGTGAAGTATTAGACTTGAACGGGCCTTCAGGAGGGTTTAATCTTCAAATTTGCTGGAGCACAGGTTATATATCAGGGAGCGTGAATTAAAATGTTATTAGTAATCGACGCAGGAAATACGACAATTGCAGCGGGAGTCTTTGACGGTAATAATTTAATTGCACATTGGCGGCTGTCTTCAATTTCTCGGACATCGGACGAATTCGGCTTATATTTGCGGGAACTGCTTGCGGCTCAAAATATAAATCACTCGTCAATCACTGGCGCGGCGTTTGCTTCTGTAGTGCCTTCTTTGGATTTCGCTATAACTGAAGCAATCAAGCAATATTTTAATATTACCCCTTTACAAGTTAATTCAGAGACTGACACGGGGCTTGAATTGCGCGTAAAGAATCCTAGTGAAGTCGGAGCAGATAGAATCGTAAATGTCTTTGCTGGACTTCATAAATACGGCTCGCCTTTGATAGTCGTAGATTACGGCACGGCTATAACATTTGACTGCATTTCTCCGGAGGGTGCATATTTAGGCGGAGTAATTGCCCCCGGTCTTGTTTCGGGAATCTCGGCTTTATTCTCAAAGGCTGCTAAATTGCCTCAAGTCTCGCTTTCTATTCCTGAAAGAGTTATCGGGATTAACACAACGGAAAATATACAGTCGGGAATTTTATACGGCAACGGGGGATTAACTGACAGATTAATTGACTTAATACGCGACACAGACGGAATGAAGGCCGCAAAAGTCGTAGCAACAGGAGGGCACGCGGCTTTAATGGAAAAAGTTTCGCGAAATATTGAATACGTAGATAACTGGCTCATGCTTGACGGGTTAAGACTAATTTACGAGAGAAATAATAAATCATGATTCATGCGGGAGGGCTTGAACTCGATAATAAATTATGTCTTGCTCCGTTAGCTGGAGTAACGACTCTGACAATACGCGAATTTTTTTCGGGAATGGGCGCGGCCTTGACTCATACGGAAATGATAAGCTGTTCGGGACTGATTCGCGACAATACAAAGACTCTTGACATGCTGAAAGTTTCAAGTTTTGAGTCGCCCTTAATTGTGCAGTTATTCGCACCTGATGAGAAAATTTTATATAACGGAGCTTTGAAAGTTTTGACTCATTGTGAGAAATTTTCAGGACTGGGAATAAATATGGCTTGTCCAATGCCTAAGATAACTAAAAACGGGGCTGGCTCGGCTTTAATGCGTCGTCCGGAAATTGCCGCAAAAATGGTAAGCTGCCTAAAAAATTTAAATCTTCCAGTCTGGATAAAGACCCGCAAATTTGATAATGATTACGAGACTCTAAAATTTGCCGAGCTATTAATAAATTCCGGAGCTGATAATGTCTGCATTCATGGCCGGACACCCTCACAACGTTATGAAGGAATTGCTGACAGGTCAATAATTTCACTTGCTGCTAAAGAGTTCCCCGGTTATATAAGTGCTAGCGGCGATGTTAAGAATCTTGCTGACATTGACGAATATTTAAATATGGGCTGCGTTATAGTCATGATTGCCCGGGGAGCGTTTGCAAATCCCTGCTTGTTTGAAGAGTACAGGGGGATTTACAGGACTCAATGTGAAAAACTTGACGCTTTAACAAAATTTGCATATAGGACTCTGGAAATTTCCGGCGAACATAGAGCAGTCGTGTTATTAAAGCGATTCGCGGGAAGTATGCTCAAATTTAAGAACGGCGCGGCGAATTTAAGACAGCAGGCAATGATTTCTACTAGTCTTGAAGAGATATTAAATATTTTTAGAAGGAGTATATATTAATGAGTAAACACGTTGATTTTATGCCGAACGGTGTATGTTCGAGATATATAATATTTGACATTGACGATGATAACAAGATTCACGGGCTTAACTTTATAGGCGGCTGTCCGGGCAATCTGAAGGCAATATCAAGACTTTTAGAGGGTGCAGACGCTGCTGATACTGCGAAAATTTTACGGGGGAATCTTTGCGGAAATCGGGGAACTTCATGCGCTGATCAATTAGCTATAGCAATCGAGGGGGCTTTGTCGTCATGAAAGTAAATAATAATAATAATAAATATAATTTTGGCAGTATATGGGACGAATTACCGGCAAAACGTGAAAAAAAATTACCTGATTCACAATCTGAAGCTATAGAACTTGTTAATGCTGCCCAGTCAAGCATGGATAAATCGACTCTTAAGGCATGGGACTCACATAATGACATGATGAAGAAGTCGGCGGAGTTAAGACAAATTCAGGCAAGAAAGAAAGCCATCGAACAGCAATATCAAGAGGACCGGGACGAACAGCGCGAATTAATGGCAAAAATCGCCCTTGAGAATGCACAGAGACGCGAGAGACTCAAATAATAAACATTGCATCACCGAAGGAGAAAAAACGCCAGTTATTTTTTATAGCAAGTTCATAGATTGAGATTAGGCGCGATAAAATTTTTTGATTCTCTTCAGGCGTGAAAGCTCCTGCTCGATTCGCCGCAAATGATGATACTAGCATTATTAACGAACTTTCGGGCAGGTGAAAATTTGTGATTAACCCGTCAACTATCTTGAATTTATAGCCCGGATATATAAATAATTTCGTCTCAAGTATTCCGGATTTGATTATATTATTCTCGTCGCTAAAAGATTCAAGAGTTCGTGCCGCAGTTGTTCCGCATGCTATAATCCGCCCGCCTTTGGATTTATGCTCGTTAATAATTTGCGCTGTAATTTCCGGAATCTCGCAGTGTTCAGTGTGAATATTATGATCTCTTATATCATGAGTCTTTACCGGCCTGAATGTTCCTAATCCTACGTGAAGAGTTATATATGCAATTTTTACACCTTTATATTTGATTTTATCAAGTAATTCCGGCGTGAAATGCAAACTTGCTGTAGGTGCTGCTGCTGAGCCGTCATTTTTCGCAAAAACTGTCTGATAAGATTCGCGCATATTTGACTCGGAGTCATTCTTTATATATGGAGGTAAAGGCATTCTCCCGGACTCGTCAAGAAATTTCATGACTCTTTCTCTTGAGTCAAAATCAAATTTTATTATTCTGATTCCTTGGGGCTTGTCGGCTATAATATGAACTCTTGAATTATTTATGTTCACGCAAGATCCCTCATGTAATTTTTTAGCAGGCTTAACAAGAGCTTCCCACGTTATAAAATCAGCGTCTAAATTTTTGAGTAATAATATTTCACACTTCCCGCCGGAGTCTCTAAAGGCATTCAATCTCGCAGGAATCACGCGCGTATCATTCAGAATTAATAAATCATTCGGAGTCAAATAATTTATTATGTCCCTGAAATAATTATTTATATTGATTGAGTCATTCTCTACGTTCCATATTAATAATTTTGACGAATCACGAGGACTCGCGGGATATTGCGCGATTCTTTCGGGCGGTAATTCATATTTATACGAGCTTAAATCATATAAATCACTCATCTAATTTTCCTTACGTCTGTGCCGGGGTAATAGTGCGATAAAATTTGTTCGGCCTTGTAACCTTTTTCAGCCATTGCCATAGTCCCCCATTGACAGAGTCCGACTCCATGTCCCCAGCCCCGCCCGTAAAATATAAACTCGTTGCCGTGCCTTTCGATTGAATAGCCGTATTTATTCATTTTTTGAGCCGGTGCAGGAGTGTTATTATTATTATTATTTGCCGGTTTATTGCGTGAAGTCCGTCCGAGTCCAATTTGATAATAATCTTTCTGTTTAGCGGGATTTGCTAGCATGTCAATTAATTCTGTTGTAGTAAAAACTCCCTCGGCTGTCATTTTCGCGATTGCCTGTTCTTCGCTGAAATTAAGATTACTTGCTGAAGGTTGATTTTTTTGCGTTGTAACGAGTCCGCTCGGTGTTGTCGTGTTATTTACGTTGAATGAACCTCCCGACGGTGTGAACATTGTACTCTTTATAGTTCGGGGATCTACTGCGAGTCTAAATTGTGATGCTCTAATTGTCTTGCTGCCTCGACTGCCTATAAATGTCATCATGATAGCCCGCCCGCCCTTGTCAACGTCCGAGACTTGAATCTCTGAAATTTTGCCGATATTTGAGCCTGTTACTTTTGTGATAGCTGCTTGAATCTTAGAAACTGGGACTCTTGCGTTCCATACTGAGACGGGAGATTTATAATTCACTACTTCAGGGACTCCGCATAAATAGGGCTTATCGTTTTGTCCCCATACGTCAGCAACGTCAGCAGTGTGTCCTCCGCTGTCCGAATGAAAATAAGTTGTTGCCATTTCGTTCCCATATGCGAGAATTAATCCCGCTGTGCTGTTTACTGCCTGA containing:
- a CDS encoding NAD(P)/FAD-dependent oxidoreductase, which gives rise to MQHFDTLIIGGGPAGLMAAVRASSIGQKVIIVEKNEKLGEKLLLAGRGRCNFTNAEPDINNFIAKYGDKGKFLYSAFSKFGPHETMSFFASHGVDIIEERGKRVFPASGGGQRILDTLIMQCRKYNVKIFRSNPVKALKIKDSRVNYIITENEEISADKYIIATGGKSYPKTGSTGDGYRLAQQAGHTITKLFPALVPVKTQEIWPRLASGCDLKNVRLTVIRDGKEIDNRFGQMEFTNFGVSGPIVMDLSSFIPEWQEGAQSLEFSLDLKPSLTHGILIERVNREIKKFSGRKRFAGLARSLVPAKLTPLILELSDIPHDKPIEYISSEEIFEFVKLLKDIRMHINGLWSFNNAVVTNGGVSLKEIEPSTMKSKLCDNLYFAGEVLDLNGPSGGFNLQICWSTGYISGSVN
- the queA gene encoding tRNA preQ1(34) S-adenosylmethionine ribosyltransferase-isomerase QueA yields the protein MSDLYDLSSYKYELPPERIAQYPASPRDSSKLLIWNVENDSININNYFRDIINYLTPNDLLILNDTRVIPARLNAFRDSGGKCEILLLKNLDADFITWEALVKPAKKLHEGSCVNINNSRVHIIADKPQGIRIIKFDFDSRERVMKFLDESGRMPLPPYIKNDSESNMRESYQTVFAKNDGSAAAPTASLHFTPELLDKIKYKGVKIAYITLHVGLGTFRPVKTHDIRDHNIHTEHCEIPEITAQIINEHKSKGGRIIACGTTAARTLESFSDENNIIKSGILETKLFIYPGYKFKIVDGLITNFHLPESSLIMLVSSFAANRAGAFTPEENQKILSRLISIYELAIKNNWRFFSFGDAMFII
- a CDS encoding SpoIID/LytB domain-containing protein, whose translation is MSAYLKRIIIFLAVIIIALNSQESQARDIYVKLSGAKSFNIGVSDGNLMMTDSSGRVSNLSNSAKISVNGANVSIGNFSFPLPVRITGTGFLKFNGKSYRGAFLITQRAGLLNVLDLEQYLYGVLPAEVGANWHMEALRTQAICARTYALKQSMNRADKGYDVVDSDADQVYKGAGVETAKTNQAVNSTAGLILAYGNEMATTYFHSDSGGHTADVADVWGQNDKPYLCGVPEVVNYKSPVSVWNARVPVSKIQAAITKVTGSNIGKISEIQVSDVDKGGRAIMMTFIGSRGSKTIRASQFRLAVDPRTIKSTMFTPSGGSFNVNNTTTPSGLVTTQKNQPSASNLNFSEEQAIAKMTAEGVFTTTELIDMLANPAKQKDYYQIGLGRTSRNKPANNNNNNTPAPAQKMNKYGYSIERHGNEFIFYGRGWGHGVGLCQWGTMAMAEKGYKAEQILSHYYPGTDVRKIR
- a CDS encoding TIGR03905 family TSCPD domain-containing protein — protein: MSKHVDFMPNGVCSRYIIFDIDDDNKIHGLNFIGGCPGNLKAISRLLEGADAADTAKILRGNLCGNRGTSCADQLAIAIEGALSS
- a CDS encoding type III pantothenate kinase gives rise to the protein MLLVIDAGNTTIAAGVFDGNNLIAHWRLSSISRTSDEFGLYLRELLAAQNINHSSITGAAFASVVPSLDFAITEAIKQYFNITPLQVNSETDTGLELRVKNPSEVGADRIVNVFAGLHKYGSPLIVVDYGTAITFDCISPEGAYLGGVIAPGLVSGISALFSKAAKLPQVSLSIPERVIGINTTENIQSGILYGNGGLTDRLIDLIRDTDGMKAAKVVATGGHAALMEKVSRNIEYVDNWLMLDGLRLIYERNNKS
- a CDS encoding tRNA-dihydrouridine synthase family protein → MIHAGGLELDNKLCLAPLAGVTTLTIREFFSGMGAALTHTEMISCSGLIRDNTKTLDMLKVSSFESPLIVQLFAPDEKILYNGALKVLTHCEKFSGLGINMACPMPKITKNGAGSALMRRPEIAAKMVSCLKNLNLPVWIKTRKFDNDYETLKFAELLINSGADNVCIHGRTPSQRYEGIADRSIISLAAKEFPGYISASGDVKNLADIDEYLNMGCVIVMIARGAFANPCLFEEYRGIYRTQCEKLDALTKFAYRTLEISGEHRAVVLLKRFAGSMLKFKNGAANLRQQAMISTSLEEILNIFRRSIY
- a CDS encoding lipid-binding SYLF domain-containing protein, whose protein sequence is MKKLALLVLIITAFTASAAFGDAESLISSSTAMINEIASHSDASDMAASLRSSYAVAIVPSMFKAGFGFGGSYGEGLILVKKDGKWYGPSFYNIGGPSVGFQIGVESVSLLLSVINERGVRAFLNSKTKLGGDIAIAAGPVGRRAEAATDAQAKASIYSYSISKGLFAGLSLEGSVIGISVKHNSQYWGSRITASDAITKPATDKRIQPLIKALNNLMSK